A region of Polyangiaceae bacterium DNA encodes the following proteins:
- a CDS encoding tetratricopeptide repeat protein, translated as MVSRARALLVAACIFIGVTSLVLLPAAPVAAAPKSFGQADTAWHQGELEKAKELYEQSLAAGGLEPGDVVIAHSRVGTVKAALNDTNGALSAFRVAAAIDPNFELPAESGPKAKKLFQQARKEAQQQGGEKLSITLKAPDTVPASQGFTLETEIPPGFAVLVSEVVVAIEDPVSGKKWKRKKSAEPSLTFDFPKRVAMAGARLKVKASAVDAQNNAWTVTEGKIRVEGTRASEGGMDDEEPTPEPTKRPEKDKGNDFFAGPLPWIIGGALLVGGIVIYAVTRKPDEVSVGSPAWKK; from the coding sequence ATGGTTTCCCGAGCGCGAGCCCTGCTCGTCGCGGCGTGCATCTTCATCGGTGTCACGTCGCTGGTTCTACTCCCTGCCGCGCCCGTGGCGGCGGCGCCGAAGTCGTTCGGCCAGGCCGACACGGCCTGGCACCAGGGCGAGCTGGAAAAGGCGAAAGAGCTCTACGAGCAGTCCCTGGCGGCCGGCGGCCTCGAACCCGGCGACGTGGTCATCGCGCACTCGCGCGTCGGCACGGTCAAAGCCGCCTTGAACGACACGAACGGCGCTCTCAGCGCGTTCCGCGTCGCAGCGGCCATCGATCCGAACTTCGAGCTGCCGGCGGAGAGCGGACCGAAGGCCAAGAAGCTGTTCCAGCAGGCGCGGAAGGAAGCCCAGCAGCAGGGCGGGGAGAAGCTGAGCATCACGCTGAAGGCGCCCGACACGGTCCCGGCCAGCCAGGGCTTCACCCTGGAGACGGAGATCCCGCCCGGCTTCGCGGTGCTGGTCAGCGAGGTCGTCGTGGCGATCGAGGACCCCGTCAGCGGCAAGAAGTGGAAGCGCAAGAAGAGCGCCGAGCCGTCGCTCACCTTCGACTTCCCGAAGCGTGTCGCCATGGCGGGCGCGCGGCTCAAGGTGAAGGCGTCGGCCGTGGACGCGCAGAACAACGCCTGGACGGTCACCGAAGGGAAGATCCGCGTCGAAGGGACGCGCGCCAGCGAAGGCGGAATGGACGACGAAGAGCCCACTCCCGAGCCGACCAAACGACCCGAGAAGGACAAAGGCAACGACTTCTTCGCGGGTCCCTTGCCCTGGATCATCGGCGGTGCGCTGCTGGTCGGCGGCATCGTCATCTACGCGGTCACACGCAAGCCCGACGAGGTGAGCGTCGGCTCACCGGCGTGGAAGAAGTAG